TGATATTATTTCTGCGGCAGAAGCCGTATTTTCGTCAACTAAAACCATAATGTTTTTAAAGGGCTTATTTTTAAGAGTGGATTTTACCTCCGTTTTATTGCCTTTACTGTCTACCTTGGTTATTATATTGCCTTCGGGCACAAGAAGCCTGCATATTTCAATTCCTTCGTCAAAATAACCTCCCGTATTCCCTCTGAGGTCCAGTATTAAATTTGTTTTCCCTTCGGTTTTCAAAACCTTTAAAGCATCTGAAAGCTCTTGAGCTGCACCCTCTCCTATAACTTTTACCGCTAAATATCCTGTGTTTTTCAATATTTCCGGCCTATTTTTTGTTTCTTCCGGAGGAAGGATAGCAAGCAGATTCTTTTTTTCAACCATGGGATAGGATATATCTGTTTTTTTAAGCTCTTTTTTCATAGGCACGCCGCTTCTAAGGATTTCAACCGATGCCGTACCGTCCGCTCTTTGATTTAAAATTTCAAGGATATAATAAGAATCATAGCCTGAAACTAAAACACCGTTTACTTTCACAATCTGGTCCTTTTCCTGCAGGCCTTCTTCTTCGGCTGTACTTCCTTTTAATACCTCTTTGATGTATACGTTTCCTTTGCTGTCTTCGTCAATTGCGATGCCGAACAGATAGCCTTCCGTTTCCATAGATGAAAGAAAGGATTGAAGCTCACCTTCCGTAAAAAATTGGGAGTATCCATCGAGGGAATCCGCTATGCCGTGGAGCGCCGAATAAAAAATCTCATCTTCATTCGGCTTTTCTCCTACGTACGCATCGTCTATTATTTCCATTATTTCTCCCAGCGCCCAGTAATTTTCCAATGCATATGCATTTTTAACCGGGGTTAATGTTAATGCCGCTGCCATTAATGCCGCCGTGATTTTTCTTTTTAGCATATTATCCTAATCCTCCCAAATAAACTTTAGCGCTCTTTTATCAATGAAATTTGGACTCCTTTGCAATCTAAACCGTCACTTACTAAGTTCACAGGATATAATATGAATAAAGTCAAGCCTTGCTTGATTTTATTCACGAATACATTTTCTTTCAGAAAATGTATGAGCAAAAACTACGGTTATGATATAATAAATTTAAAGTTAAGCAGTACTAAAACCGTATATTCAAAGCTTTTATTGCTTCTTTTTAAAAATTTACTATCTGTTTGAACCGCATCTGCCCTGTTCTATAAGTTTATGACTTTTCATTATGAATAAAAGCTTACAGCAGGGCAAGAATACGCTTCTGCCCCGCTGCATAGATGTTGATAAAATTTGGATTGCTTTGCAACCAAGGCCATCACTCATTAAATTCACAGGAGACATTTGAATCATATCTGCCTGTTCTGTAAGTACATGGCTTTTCATCATAATTAAAGCTTCGCTTTCTCTTCAGATTTATTCTTTCCTAATTTGCGTAATTTATAATATGTTCTGTATAATCTGTAACTAAATCTTGACGCATGTAGTTAATCAGGCGATTTATAAAGGCTGCGCCTTCGGCCTTTGTTATTTTTTCCTCCGGCCTGAAATTACCGTCCTCATCTCCTGAAATGATTCCCAGCCGTTCAGCTGCATATATTTCCTTTTTTGCCCATGAAGCTATTTTTCTATCATCAGTAAATACTGTTGCAGGCGTTGGGTCAAGGCCCAGATTCTCAAGGCCTAATGCACGAACCAGAATTACAATGGCCTCCTGTCTTTGGATAGGGGAATCTATGTAGAAATTTCCGCTGTCTCTGCCCATGGCGAGACCGGAATTAAAGGCCGCCATGATATAGGGATATTCTGCTCTTTCAGGAAGAACATCGGGAAATACGATTTTAACAACATCATTTTTCTTTGACTTTTTCGTCGCTTTCACTTCTTCTATGGGAAGCTTTACAGCCTTTGCAAGAGCCATTACAAACTGCCCTCTGGTCATAGCCTGTTCCGGCTTAAAATATACGGGGTTTCCTGTAAGCACCTGCATGCTGAAAAGCTTATTAATATCTGCTTCTGCAAAATGGCCTTTTAAAAATGAAGTGTCCGGCGCTATCAGCTGTTCAAAGCTGTTATAGGAAGGAATATTAATAGAGCCGTTATCCTGCAAATCATAAAATTGCACAGGCTTCGCGTATATATTATAGCTTAAGGCGCTTTGGTTTTGTATTACTTCCCTGTAATTGCCTTTAAAGCTTATGGCTGTAGGCTCATTTTCGGAATATTGGAGAACTTTATTTACGGAAACGCTTGGGCGAAGCTGATACTGCATCTGCCAGTCATTGCCGTAAACCCAGGTATCGATGCGGTGGGTTTCCGTATTGGACCATGCGCTTTGATATCCGTAAATTGAACCTGTGGACTGAACCGTGGTCCTTTGGGCATCGGCATTATCCTCGCTGTCTGCGGCGTATACTGCCGTCATGGAAATATTCCCCTTGTAATAGACAACGCCCGGCGTATGGTCTTCAATGATGCTTACGTTAAAATGGGACTGATCCTGCTGAAGAGAAAGCTCATCATCGGCGGAGGCTATGGTTTCTGTCCAGCTTTTCACCTCATAATCCTTGATTACTTGGCTGCCCTCTCTTCGCCAATTCACAGTAAATACAATATTTCTGTTAATTCGGGCGGCATCTTCATCGGTTCTTACGGGAACCACGGTAAAGGTTACCGTATAGGTTCCTGAATTTTCCTCTTGGGTTACGGCGCCACTTTCCTTTTTCGTAAGCCTTCCTTCAAACTCCTGAGGTCTTCCGCTCAAAAGAATAAGCTCTTTATAAATGAAACTGTCACTGGAAGTTTTTTTGCTGTTTTTATTTTGAAGCAAAATTTCCGTGGTCTTAGGAAGCTTTCTGCCTTGACTTACCCCGCCGAAAAAACCCATATCTCCAATGTCAGCATAAGCCATTGTGGAAAGGAAAAAAGTTAATATGCCGGAAAGAATCATCGTTTTAATTAGTTTTCTCATGTTTTCCTCCCCTTTAATTTTCTACAAGTACGATATAGCCGTTGATATTGCTTTCAGGAATCACCTTCGCAGGAAGCTCGTCTGTCATGACCTTAAGCAAATCGCCTTTTTCAAGGCTGGACACGCTTATAAGGCTGTTATTTTTTCCGATAATGGCATTATTTCCATTGATGCTTATTTCAAGGATACTGTTTACATTGCTTACGGTGTTCCATTTGCCTGTAGCCCTGTCGTAGTATTTTGCGTCTTTAATCGATACGGTATCGCCTGAAATATTATAAATAGTACCTGTTACCATTTCTCTTGCATAAGGGGCCTCGATGATTCTAAGCGCCTTGCTTCCGTCGTATACTACGTTAAAGGCCTTGTCCTTTACGCTTTCAGAAGTATAATCTATAAAGTTATCGGAGGATACAATGCCGTCGGAATTAAAGAAAATAGTATTATAATCTATGGTGAATTCCCTCTGAACAGGCGTATATACCCAGCTGTTTCCTGAAAGGACGCTCATGGACTGGGCTTTAAAGCTCTTGCCCTCATCAACGCTTAATACCCTTGCCCTTGCAATCATAATGCCTGAGGTATCCGGCGCATCTGTAATATCCACTACCGCCGCCGTAAGACCGCCGTTTAGAGAAGCCTTTACATAGTCGGAAGCTAAAATGCCGTTTCCGTCTACAAGCCTTCCGTGTCTTCTTACGATGGTACCTGAATCTGTTGCAATATTGCTCTTTGATATGGTGGTAAAGCTTCCGTTTCCGTCGGAAGCAAGAACCGTTTCAGGGTCAAGAAGCTCATCTCTTCCGTTTCTGAATGTAATTTTTTTAACTCTTTCACCGGAAGCGCTGTTTTCAAGAGCGATATAAACCTCTCCATCGGAGCGCTTTAAATATCTTTGAGCATAATCAAGGGATATGCGTTCCCCTTGATAATAATATTCGATGTCCTTATTGTTTATGGAAAACTGCTGTAGGGTCTGATAATTGCCCCAGCCTGTTTTCGTCAAAGTCTGAGCGTTTTGAACAATGAGCTTATTCTGAACAGGCTCTATGCCTGCAAGCTGACCTTTTATAATATTTGAAATAAAATGCTCGTCGCCTTCTATATTGATTTCCTTTACGGATTCCATGATATAGCCCGGCTCTATAATAGCCTGATTTACAAGGAACTTGACCCAGTCCCCTATTTTTATATTGCCCATGTCCACAGGCTTTCCTTCTTTTGAGGCAAATACCCCCGTCGCCACGTCATACCATCCGGTCTGCTTGTTTTCATATTCTATAAGGAAGCGGGAAATTCCCTCACCGTAGGTTATTTCCTTTATTTTTCCGTATTTAGCGATATAGCTTACGGAAGCGCTGATGTTTGAAATCAAATCCTTATCGTCTTTATCAAAACGCATAAACACGATGTCTCCGGCTTCTATGGCGGCAATATCCGTATCTCTCGGGTCATATTCAAAGCTTGGGAAAACCTCGTCAAGATAGCCGATTTCATCGTCCATATCGTAATACTGCTGTTTTTCGACTTTTATGCTGTCGGCATAGTAATTTTTGGTTACGATACTTCCGTTGTTATCCATAAAGGTTAAATAACCGAATTCTGCATTGTTTTCAATGACAATACCTCTCATTTCCTCTACAAGCACAGGTTCCCCTAAGAAATTTACGGATTCAATGACGTCATTTCTAAGGTTCAGCCTGATATTGCTTCCGATGGGAAGGCTTTTTACAGTGTTTTTAGCCTGATCTATGATAATATAGTTTTCTTCTTTATCATAAACCCCGTCCATCATTTTATATACAAAGGTTTTCTTCTTATTGTCCTGAATGGTGATGGTTCCGTTATTGGTATCGGCGGAATAAAGCTTTCCTTCTACGGACCTGTAGGCTGCGGGGCCTTCTGAAAGAACTTGTACATATAAAGCTTCCATTGCCTGTGTATTTACGAGATATTCTATGGTATCTCCTTCTGAAAGGGTGGAAAGGCCGCCTACAGTTCCGTTTTTATAAACAACGGTATCTAAAATCCCTGTTTCTCCTGCGGAATCTCTTTTCAGCTGATACTGAATAACATCTACGCCGCCGTCAGCGGTTCTGATATAATAATTTCTCCATATGGCGCCGGCCGCCGTATAGGTCTCCTGATTGTCTCTATATCCTGCAACGGTTCCCGTTTTCTTTTCTATACCGTATAAATTATTATAAATACTATCCATATTTCTTAAAACCTGGGCCATTTCTGCTCTTGTCAGGCCGGATTTCGGATTAAAGCGGCCTCTGTCGTCGCCTTTCATGATGCCGGCGGAGGCAACAGCATCTACGGAGGCGGCATATTCCGAGCCGATGGACTGCCAGTCGGAAAAATTATATATTTTCTGCTTTTCCCCGTTCAGCTCTACAGCGCCTTCGGCAATGCTGTTAAGGCCAAGGGCAAGCCAATGGGCAACCCTTTCTCTTGTGGCCGGGTCTTTTCTATCTTCTGTTTCAATATTTTCTCCCTCTGTGGGCTCAGATATAAAGGAAGTATATTCCTGATTTGTGATAATGCCCTTTTTTCTTGCAACGCTTAAATATCCTATAGACCATATATCTTTTAAATTTTCCGTCGTATTGATGCTGTTTTTAAGGTCATTGGCATCAATAAGGGCGTCATTTTCAAGACCTGCCATTCTGATGATAAACGCAAGGGCCTCTTCGTTTGTTACGGTTTGCGCCGGCATATACCGGTCATTGTAGCCCTTTACCATATTCAGGCTTCCGCTTCTTATTACTGCCTCTTTCGCCCAATGGGAAGAAGGCAAATCGGTGAAACTTAAATTAGCAATCAGCTGGTCGTTATTCTTTCTTGCAGAATATGTATGTTTAACAGGATCTGTAAAAATCCTTTCATCGGTTAAACCATAAGCGCTTTGAGGAAAGCTTATGATGAGGCATAAAGCCAAAGCTGCTAATTTTTTCATAATACCTCCTGAAAATATAATAACAATATGGATAATCTAATTCAGTAAATTTCTTATAAAGAAGTAACAAAATCCGATTCATTAAAGACTTAAAAACTGGATTTTCTCAGGAAACAGTGCATTTTAAGGTCTACATAAATATACGGTTTTGTTACTGTTTAATTTTAAATTTACTATAAATAAATATAAGATTCCAGTATCCCAATTTTAACATAAATACTGTCTTTATAATATATACTTAGACAAATATATCATAAAAACCTGATTTATGTGGCATACTTTCTTCTTATATTATGTCGAAGATTAAGGGTTTTTACTTGAGTTTTTTTTGTAATGCTAATGTAATTGTAATATAACTACAGTCCATGTAAAATATTAATATAGGAAAATACCTCTGACGGCCTAATCTTAAAGCATACTTATTGCCTTAACAGGCCCCTATACAGACGGAAAAGGAGGGACAAAATGAAAAAAACAAGCTTTATTATTACCTTAATTTTTCTGTTGATATTGAATTCCATCACCATCTGGGGAAGCCCTGCCTCAAACAGCGGCGTAGCCCCTTTATCAAGAAGCGCTTCTGCTCTTACAAAAACCGCCGTGAAGGTAAGCGGAACTTACCCTTATTTTGAAGGCAATTCTTTTAATGTCAATCAGAAGATACAGGCCATAATAACGGCAAATATAAAAGAAGAAGGAAAAAGCAGCACCCTTAATCCAAATTTAAGCGTAAGCTACCGTATAGAAGAAAGCGGAAATATTGTATCCGTTATTCTCACAAGCACTTCATCCTCCGGTTCATCAATGGAAAAAATCGACACCGTGGTTTTCGATAATTCCAAAGGCTCTAAGGAAATTATACGCATCACAGACGATGCTGCCTTAGGAAAAAACGGAATAAAAATAGCAAATAAAAAAATAAGCACAACCATCTCCAAAAACCCGGGCAAATACAATGTGGATTTTTCAGGCATCGGTGTAAACGCGGACTTTTATATAAAAGATAATTCCGTATATCTGGTATTTGACAAATATGAAATTTCCCCGGGGGTTTACGGCACTCAGGAAATAGCCGTAGACAAAAGCAAAATAAAGAATTTTAAAATTTTATCCTCAGAATACGTTTACGGCTCAAGCTATAATATACGAATGATACCCCTGCGTAAAATCTGCAAAGAAGGCTTTGATTACGACGTAAGATGGCATAACGCTACCCCTACCATGAAAAACCCAAAAATTCTTATTTTAAAGGATAATTTCATAGCTTCCTTAAGTATCGGTATCAATGAATACAGCAAAAACAACTTTACCCCTCAAATTCTTGAGGCCCCGCCGGAAATAAGAGCAGATGCCAATAATAACGGCATCACTTATGTGCCTATTTCCTTTGCAGAAACCATATTAGACCTTTTCTATTATGTAGACAGCGCAGGAAATCTTGTTTTTTCATCTTATGAAGAGTAGAAAAAAGTATTAGGGGAATTTAGAAAATCATATATAAGTGTTTTTAAATAAGCATTTCTATAGTTAAAAAACAAATATCATGGGTATCTTTTATTATAATCGAATTTCTAAGATTATAAATATAGTAAACTTAAAGTGAAACAGTAATAACACCGTATATTCGGGAGGATTCAAAAATACGTTTTAGAAGAAATAGAATAAATGACCTTTTGTGAAACTGCCTTTGTTCGATTTTATATATAAAATCCCTGTGTGCAGTATAAAGGCAATTTCGCCATGTTTCCGAAGAAAATCTGTGTTTTTATACGAAGCACTTAAAAAGGGATACAGGCATAAGCCTGTATCCCTTTTTAAGTGAGTGTTTTCTTATGGTTATCAAATTTATTTTTTATTTGGTAAAGATAAATCTCTAGTGAATCGGCTTTTGTTACTATCTTTACAAGATATTTACTATAAATTCAAATGAAGCCCATTGAGGAGGCAGGAAAACACCTTATTCAATGGCCAAAAGCCTTACATCTCCTACGCCTTTCATGGACCTGAGTTTTTCCAGAATATCATCAATAGGATTTTTTATATCGGAAATATCAAGGGATAAATTTACATGGGCATTGCCGTTAATGGGAATACTTTGATTAATGGTAAGAATATTCACATGCTCCGACGCCATATAATTAAGCATATTGGATAAGACTCCCTTTTCATGGTTCAGCATCATGGAAACCACGGCTTTTCTCCCCATAGAATTTTCCGACGGGGAAAAAACATAGTCCTTATACTTATAATAAGTGCTTCTGCTGATACCCACCTTTTTTACAGCCTCACTTACTCCCTTTACGCTGCCGTTATTGATTAATGTTCTTGCTTCTATCACTTGATCATAGGCCTCAGGAAGTATTTTTTTACTGACAATCAAATATTTTCTCTGCACAATCTCACCCCTTGAAATTTATTTTTATAAAACCTTAAGATTTTCAATATAATAAATTTATTAAAGATTCAAGTAAATTTGCTATAAGTATTTTAAAAATTATGGAACTTTGAAATAAAAGCAAATTTTACAGCAGCTTCATTAAATAGTCAAAAATCTAATATTTAATTATTTAGACAAATTGCTGTAAGATTGAATCAGTATGGCTGCACCTTCTAAAAATTCAAAGACCTTATCCCGTAACGGTGTTTTTCCCATACATACTTACCCTATAAGCCTTATGATTCCCTATACAGTGTCAAAAGTATCTTACAGTTGATTTATGATATAAATATTATCTTTTGGGTCTATTATGTCTAAGCTTTATTATACTATTTTTTATTTTGTTTGTAAAATAAGGATTTTCACAATATTTACAGAAAACGGCTTCTTTCACCTTATGAAACGCCCGGCAGAACTTCTTATATATAAAGCAAAGGCCGAGTATTTTAAAAAGTTTTATTTTAAATAAAACTCCTCAAACCCTTAAAAATTAATCTGCACTTTACCCTATCTTCATTGGCTTATTGCCACATATAATAATTACGTATGAAATATAGTCAATTTGCTTTTATACCGAAATGAATATTGGGATTAAGAGGAATATACTTATTAAAAGTTAAAATTGCTTTTTAATTTTTATTTTAATAAGCTTTTCTTAAATCTATAGTAAATAAATAAGAGAAAAGCAAATTGACAATGCCGCTATTTTATATGCATTTAAGCGATATACAGCTTTGCTATCGGTTATCTTTAAATTTACGATATTAAGCCCTTGATGAAAAATAGATTTTTCTTACTTCTTTAAGGTCACTATATCAACGAAAGCTTGGAGCTTGCAAACCTCCGGCCTGTGTTTAAAAAATAAAAAGCCGCAGAATTGGCGTGAACCTGCCTTAATTCCTCGGCTTTTTGTTTTCTTTTGTACTTCTATCTTAAACCTTTCGGCTCCAGCCTTTACTATTTTCTCTTGTGGTCACAAAATGCTTGTAGATACCGTTTTTCTCCATTAAATCTTCATGGCTTCCCTGTTCCGCAACGCTTCCGTCGGCAATAACCAAAATATTATCAGCATGACGAATGGTATTCAGGCGGTGGGCAATGACAAGCAGTGTTTTTCCCTTGCAAAGCTCACTAATGGCCTGCTGGATATAGCTTTCATTGTCCGCGTCTACGCTGGCGGTGGCTTCGTCCAAAATAACAATGGGCGCGTCTTTTAAAATACAGCGGGCAATGGAGATTCGCTGCTGCTCCCCGCCGGAAAGGCTGGCGCCGCCCTCACCTACTACAGTACCAAAGCCGTCGGGCAGCGCCATTATAAAATCATAGCACCTGGCCTTTTTTGCCGCTGCTACCACTTCCTCTTTGCTTGCTTCAGGTCTTCCCATGCTGATGTTATTGTAAATGGTATCCTGGAACAGATATACCCGCTGAAATACCATGCTGATGTGATTCATAAGCTCACTAAGAGGAATGTTTCGTATATCCTTGCCCCGCACAAGAATCCGGCCGGATTTTACGTCCCAAAATCTGGCCAAAAGACTTGCAATGGTTGATTTTCCTCCGCCGGAGGGGCCGACCAAAGCAAGCATGTTATTCTTTTTTAAATCAAAGGAAATCCCTTGAAGCACATCTTTTTCACCATAGGCAAAGCCTACATTTTCAAACTGCACCTCAAAGCCACCGCTCTGTTCAGGAATGGTGTCCGTTCCTTTATCGGGAAGCTCTTTCTCTGCAAACACTTCTTCAATGCGGTCCATACAGCTATTCATTACCGTAAGCCGTGCGCTTTGGCCGTATAAGGCTTTAAGAGGCCCGAACAAATCGAATACAAAGAGCATTACGCCCACTAAGTAAGTAACGTCCAGCATTTTCTCAAAATACAGGAATAGGGAAAGCCCAATTACAGCGACAACGCCAAAACCATAAACCAAGTTCAATCCCCGCTGCCATGGGGTATGGTTTTCCTCAAACTCCAGGCTGGTGCGGCAGGTCTCTTGGAAGCTGTCGGTAAGTATCTTTGACCTATCTCCCAGCAGATTATAGGTCTTAATGATACCGATGCCTTCGGTAAAGTCCAGGACAGATTCCGTCAGATTCTCTAGCTGCTCCTGCCTTACGGCGGAATCTTCAAGGGCCTCCTTTTTTAATCCTCTTGCTACCAGTAAAATCAGAAAAAGCACAATAAGGCCTAAAAAACCAATCCATGGGCTTATAAAAAAAAGAAACACCAGCATAATCCCTTGAGAGAAGATATAGCTCATCATATCTGCAAGCACATTCATGCAGTTTTCCTCAATAAATACCATATCGGTGGAAAGGACGGAGCTGATTTTTCCAATATTCCCTTCTGTAAAATAGCCCATAGGCATTTTACGAAGATGTGCCCCCAGCTCCATACGCTTATCGGCAAAAAGCAAAAAGCCTGCCGCCGACTGCAGCCGGTCTGAAATATTATGGAAAAGCATTTGCAGCAGTAAGCTGATAACTAATGCGATTCCTATATTAAGACAAAGCTCTGGTGTCGCTGTCCCTTGATAAA
This is a stretch of genomic DNA from Anaeropeptidivorans aminofermentans. It encodes these proteins:
- a CDS encoding S41 family peptidase, which codes for MLKRKITAALMAAALTLTPVKNAYALENYWALGEIMEIIDDAYVGEKPNEDEIFYSALHGIADSLDGYSQFFTEGELQSFLSSMETEGYLFGIAIDEDSKGNVYIKEVLKGSTAEEEGLQEKDQIVKVNGVLVSGYDSYYILEILNQRADGTASVEILRSGVPMKKELKKTDISYPMVEKKNLLAILPPEETKNRPEILKNTGYLAVKVIGEGAAQELSDALKVLKTEGKTNLILDLRGNTGGYFDEGIEICRLLVPEGNIITKVDSKGNKTEVKSTLKNKPFKNIMVLVDENTASAAEIISSALQDSGSLIIGRQTYGKGVGQSVYEIPEVGYFKITTEKYYTRLGRELNMQGVTPNIPVEYPEALYVRDYTASSDIIEIKALLSFCGYKTGTKDGVLDEVTKASIHSFKSKNGLAQDMKLDSITKFAMNQMLYDQIREYDLELVMAARNILQ
- a CDS encoding S-layer homology domain-containing protein — translated: MRKLIKTMILSGILTFFLSTMAYADIGDMGFFGGVSQGRKLPKTTEILLQNKNSKKTSSDSFIYKELILLSGRPQEFEGRLTKKESGAVTQEENSGTYTVTFTVVPVRTDEDAARINRNIVFTVNWRREGSQVIKDYEVKSWTETIASADDELSLQQDQSHFNVSIIEDHTPGVVYYKGNISMTAVYAADSEDNADAQRTTVQSTGSIYGYQSAWSNTETHRIDTWVYGNDWQMQYQLRPSVSVNKVLQYSENEPTAISFKGNYREVIQNQSALSYNIYAKPVQFYDLQDNGSINIPSYNSFEQLIAPDTSFLKGHFAEADINKLFSMQVLTGNPVYFKPEQAMTRGQFVMALAKAVKLPIEEVKATKKSKKNDVVKIVFPDVLPERAEYPYIMAAFNSGLAMGRDSGNFYIDSPIQRQEAIVILVRALGLENLGLDPTPATVFTDDRKIASWAKKEIYAAERLGIISGDEDGNFRPEEKITKAEGAAFINRLINYMRQDLVTDYTEHIINYAN
- a CDS encoding S-layer homology domain-containing protein, producing the protein MKKLAALALCLIISFPQSAYGLTDERIFTDPVKHTYSARKNNDQLIANLSFTDLPSSHWAKEAVIRSGSLNMVKGYNDRYMPAQTVTNEEALAFIIRMAGLENDALIDANDLKNSINTTENLKDIWSIGYLSVARKKGIITNQEYTSFISEPTEGENIETEDRKDPATRERVAHWLALGLNSIAEGAVELNGEKQKIYNFSDWQSIGSEYAASVDAVASAGIMKGDDRGRFNPKSGLTRAEMAQVLRNMDSIYNNLYGIEKKTGTVAGYRDNQETYTAAGAIWRNYYIRTADGGVDVIQYQLKRDSAGETGILDTVVYKNGTVGGLSTLSEGDTIEYLVNTQAMEALYVQVLSEGPAAYRSVEGKLYSADTNNGTITIQDNKKKTFVYKMMDGVYDKEENYIIIDQAKNTVKSLPIGSNIRLNLRNDVIESVNFLGEPVLVEEMRGIVIENNAEFGYLTFMDNNGSIVTKNYYADSIKVEKQQYYDMDDEIGYLDEVFPSFEYDPRDTDIAAIEAGDIVFMRFDKDDKDLISNISASVSYIAKYGKIKEITYGEGISRFLIEYENKQTGWYDVATGVFASKEGKPVDMGNIKIGDWVKFLVNQAIIEPGYIMESVKEINIEGDEHFISNIIKGQLAGIEPVQNKLIVQNAQTLTKTGWGNYQTLQQFSINNKDIEYYYQGERISLDYAQRYLKRSDGEVYIALENSASGERVKKITFRNGRDELLDPETVLASDGNGSFTTISKSNIATDSGTIVRRHGRLVDGNGILASDYVKASLNGGLTAAVVDITDAPDTSGIMIARARVLSVDEGKSFKAQSMSVLSGNSWVYTPVQREFTIDYNTIFFNSDGIVSSDNFIDYTSESVKDKAFNVVYDGSKALRIIEAPYAREMVTGTIYNISGDTVSIKDAKYYDRATGKWNTVSNVNSILEISINGNNAIIGKNNSLISVSSLEKGDLLKVMTDELPAKVIPESNINGYIVLVEN
- a CDS encoding DUF3298 domain-containing protein, encoding MKKTSFIITLIFLLILNSITIWGSPASNSGVAPLSRSASALTKTAVKVSGTYPYFEGNSFNVNQKIQAIITANIKEEGKSSTLNPNLSVSYRIEESGNIVSVILTSTSSSGSSMEKIDTVVFDNSKGSKEIIRITDDAALGKNGIKIANKKISTTISKNPGKYNVDFSGIGVNADFYIKDNSVYLVFDKYEISPGVYGTQEIAVDKSKIKNFKILSSEYVYGSSYNIRMIPLRKICKEGFDYDVRWHNATPTMKNPKILILKDNFIASLSIGINEYSKNNFTPQILEAPPEIRADANNNGITYVPISFAETILDLFYYVDSAGNLVFSSYEE
- a CDS encoding ACT domain-containing protein; protein product: MQRKYLIVSKKILPEAYDQVIEARTLINNGSVKGVSEAVKKVGISRSTYYKYKDYVFSPSENSMGRKAVVSMMLNHEKGVLSNMLNYMASEHVNILTINQSIPINGNAHVNLSLDISDIKNPIDDILEKLRSMKGVGDVRLLAIE
- a CDS encoding ABC transporter ATP-binding protein — protein: MTALMRRIFDASGKYKGRIALAFVFSFLKGVLKNAPIGFGFFVLAAFYQGTATPELCLNIGIALVISLLLQMLFHNISDRLQSAAGFLLFADKRMELGAHLRKMPMGYFTEGNIGKISSVLSTDMVFIEENCMNVLADMMSYIFSQGIMLVFLFFISPWIGFLGLIVLFLILLVARGLKKEALEDSAVRQEQLENLTESVLDFTEGIGIIKTYNLLGDRSKILTDSFQETCRTSLEFEENHTPWQRGLNLVYGFGVVAVIGLSLFLYFEKMLDVTYLVGVMLFVFDLFGPLKALYGQSARLTVMNSCMDRIEEVFAEKELPDKGTDTIPEQSGGFEVQFENVGFAYGEKDVLQGISFDLKKNNMLALVGPSGGGKSTIASLLARFWDVKSGRILVRGKDIRNIPLSELMNHISMVFQRVYLFQDTIYNNISMGRPEASKEEVVAAAKKARCYDFIMALPDGFGTVVGEGGASLSGGEQQRISIARCILKDAPIVILDEATASVDADNESYIQQAISELCKGKTLLVIAHRLNTIRHADNILVIADGSVAEQGSHEDLMEKNGIYKHFVTTRENSKGWSRKV